The genomic stretch TGCCAAGTGTCTGCAGACCTCACCGAACTCCAGCTTGGCCAAGGTCTCTTGCTTCATGAATGTGGCCTCTGAAAGGGTTTCCCTTTCTGGCCAGCTCCTTGATTTGATGGGGCCTCAATCTCGGCCACAGAAGACTTTGGCTTAAGAGAACTAACCGCGCTGATAACGCTTCATGCGTTTGAGCATCCGCTTTCGAGCGGCCAGAATTTTCTTTTTACGTTTGATGCTGGGCTTCTCGTAAAATTCCCGTTTTTTGACCTCTGAGAGAATACCCGCCTTTTCACACTGCTTCTTAAAGCGTTTCAGGGCCTGCTCGAAAGGCTCATCTTCTCTGACAATAACACCCGGCACACAAAACCCTCCCTCCATTTTAGAATTATAAAGCGACTTCATATTAACATCCATCGGGCAGCTGTCAATAAAGGTTGCGAATGAATCCTCATTCAGAAGTGGCCTCTTTCAAGGAGTTGCTGAAAATGCTCTACCAGGCCTTGGGGAAGACGTTTTAGATGCCCATTCCGATCAACCGGGGCGTGGATGGTGTAGCCGAAGCAAATAGGCCGTCCCTCTTTTTCTAGTTGATAGTGGAAGCGAATACTGGCCGGGGAGACCTTCTCCAGGGCCGTTTTAATGAGAATCTGGTCGTCGTATCGGGCCGGAGCCCGATAGCGACAATAGACTTCAACCACCGGAAGAATAAGCCCCTGATCCTCTTCAATCTTGCGATAGGTCACCCCAGCGGTTCGAAGATATTCGGTCCGGCCGATTTCAAAAAGCCGGAGGTAATGAGCATAGTAGACTACTCCACCGCAGTCGGTATCGCCGTAAATAATCCGATAAGGGGTTTCTTGAATGGGAGGGTGGAGATCAAGCCTCATCTTTGGCCCTTTCCTTTTCAATAAAGTGGGCCATAAGCCCCTCTCCGGTTTGGTAGAAGACTCCGGCCTCCTTGGCGGCCTTTTCATTAAAGCCCTGGATCCGCTTGATCCCCGGATCTCGGCTGTCGTAAATGGCGAAGGGCACCGGAACTGAAGCATGGGTT from Thermosulfuriphilus ammonigenes encodes the following:
- a CDS encoding acyl-CoA thioesterase; amino-acid sequence: MRLDLHPPIQETPYRIIYGDTDCGGVVYYAHYLRLFEIGRTEYLRTAGVTYRKIEEDQGLILPVVEVYCRYRAPARYDDQILIKTALEKVSPASIRFHYQLEKEGRPICFGYTIHAPVDRNGHLKRLPQGLVEHFQQLLERGHF
- the rpsU gene encoding 30S ribosomal protein S21, whose amino-acid sequence is MPGVIVREDEPFEQALKRFKKQCEKAGILSEVKKREFYEKPSIKRKKKILAARKRMLKRMKRYQRG